One part of the Spiribacter salinus M19-40 genome encodes these proteins:
- a CDS encoding ligase-associated DNA damage response DEXH box helicase yields the protein MSTTPRHALDAWFTASGWTPAPFQIATWQAYAEGQSGLIHSATGSGKSLAAWGGPLMAGLADQAAAGGRPATGLKVLWITPLRALAGDTLESLQQAAAGVGLDWQVEKRTGDTGASARRRQRQRPPQALVTTPESLSLLLSYADADTRFQGLQAVIVDEWHELLGSKRGVQLELCLARLRAINPALRTWGLSATLGNLDEAMGTLLGPEPIHGGTLIEGAAPKPLRIESLLPAATDRFPWAGHLGTHLLSGVIAHLEGPGSCLLFTNTRAQAELWFESLLRARSDWLEGLGLHHGSIDRSLRERIEDGLRAGDFRCVVATSSLDLGVDFAPVDRVVQIGSPKGIGRLAQRAGRCGHQPDGQSGILCVPTHALELIEIAAARRAWQAGEVEARRPLRQSLDVLAQHLVTLAAGGGFDADLLREEVRRTHAFAELSDAAWNWTLAFVTQGGPVLEAYPDFHRVVCGQDGRYRIADRRQASRHRMHIGTITSDAAIAVRYQGGGYIGTIEESFIARLRAGDVFLFGGKSLELIRVRDLTAYVRRATRRRQAVPRWQGGRLPLSSALASRVLELLAEARDGDFSEPELAAIRPLLATQASWSALPRQGELLVERTRSREGEHLFIFPFAGRLAHEGLATLAAWRLGQISPATFSIAVNDYGFELLSREIPPLDTSDLRRVLATENLIEDLFASMNASELARRQFRDIARVAGLIFQGYPGRGKTARQLQASSGLLFDTISRYDPDNRLLDQARREVLENALEIRRIQETLETLANAAIQLKEPERFTPLAFPLWAERQRSRLTTQTWQDRVTRMVEQLERAADRS from the coding sequence ATGAGCACCACACCTCGACACGCGCTTGACGCCTGGTTTACGGCATCCGGCTGGACGCCGGCCCCCTTTCAGATCGCAACCTGGCAGGCCTATGCCGAAGGCCAAAGCGGCCTGATCCACTCTGCCACCGGTTCTGGCAAATCGCTTGCGGCCTGGGGCGGCCCCCTCATGGCGGGACTTGCCGATCAGGCAGCCGCAGGTGGGCGCCCCGCTACCGGCCTGAAAGTGCTCTGGATTACGCCGCTGCGCGCCCTCGCAGGCGACACCCTGGAGAGCCTGCAGCAAGCCGCGGCGGGGGTAGGGCTTGACTGGCAGGTCGAGAAACGCACCGGGGATACCGGCGCGAGTGCCCGACGACGGCAGCGACAACGCCCCCCACAGGCCTTAGTCACCACCCCGGAGAGTCTCTCCCTGCTGTTGTCCTACGCCGATGCGGACACCCGGTTTCAAGGCTTGCAGGCAGTCATCGTCGATGAATGGCACGAGCTGCTCGGCAGCAAGCGTGGGGTGCAGCTGGAGCTCTGTCTGGCCCGACTTCGCGCGATCAACCCGGCGCTTCGTACCTGGGGGCTGTCCGCCACACTGGGCAATCTCGATGAGGCCATGGGCACACTGCTCGGGCCTGAACCAATCCACGGGGGGACACTGATCGAGGGGGCGGCACCCAAGCCATTGCGCATCGAATCGCTCCTCCCGGCGGCCACTGACCGATTTCCCTGGGCCGGTCATCTCGGCACGCACCTGCTGTCGGGTGTCATCGCGCATCTTGAGGGACCAGGAAGTTGCTTGCTGTTTACCAATACCCGAGCGCAAGCCGAGCTTTGGTTTGAATCACTGCTGCGCGCCCGATCCGACTGGCTTGAAGGCCTGGGACTACACCATGGCTCCATTGACCGTAGCCTGCGGGAGCGGATCGAAGATGGCCTGCGAGCGGGTGATTTCCGTTGTGTCGTCGCCACCTCCAGTCTGGACCTGGGGGTGGATTTCGCCCCCGTCGACCGGGTGGTCCAAATTGGCAGCCCGAAGGGCATCGGTCGACTTGCCCAGCGGGCGGGGCGATGTGGTCACCAACCCGATGGCCAGAGTGGCATTCTGTGCGTTCCAACCCATGCCCTTGAGTTGATCGAGATCGCGGCCGCACGACGCGCATGGCAAGCCGGCGAAGTCGAGGCCCGTCGGCCGCTGCGACAGAGCCTGGATGTGCTGGCTCAGCACCTGGTCACGCTGGCCGCCGGTGGCGGATTCGATGCCGATCTCCTGCGTGAGGAAGTTCGCAGGACCCATGCGTTCGCCGAGCTCAGCGATGCGGCCTGGAACTGGACGCTCGCCTTTGTCACGCAAGGCGGCCCCGTGCTCGAGGCCTACCCGGATTTCCACCGGGTGGTGTGCGGGCAGGACGGACGCTACCGCATCGCGGATCGCCGCCAGGCCAGCCGACATCGCATGCACATTGGCACCATTACCAGCGATGCCGCCATCGCCGTTCGGTATCAGGGCGGCGGCTACATCGGCACCATCGAAGAGAGCTTTATTGCCCGGCTGCGCGCGGGGGATGTCTTTTTGTTCGGTGGCAAGAGCCTGGAGCTGATCCGAGTCCGCGATCTCACCGCCTACGTCCGACGGGCAACCCGACGGCGCCAGGCTGTCCCGCGTTGGCAAGGCGGTCGGTTACCGCTATCCAGCGCCTTGGCCAGCCGCGTTCTCGAGCTCTTGGCCGAGGCGCGCGATGGCGATTTTTCCGAACCGGAGCTCGCCGCCATCCGGCCCCTGCTGGCGACCCAGGCGAGCTGGTCCGCACTGCCTCGCCAAGGTGAGCTACTGGTTGAGCGCACTCGCTCCCGCGAGGGTGAGCACCTGTTCATCTTTCCGTTCGCCGGGCGACTCGCCCACGAGGGTCTCGCCACCCTGGCGGCCTGGCGCCTGGGACAGATCAGCCCCGCGACATTCAGTATCGCGGTCAATGACTATGGCTTCGAGCTACTATCCCGCGAGATTCCGCCGCTCGACACCTCGGACCTGCGCCGCGTCTTGGCCACCGAAAACCTGATCGAGGATCTGTTTGCCAGCATGAACGCCAGCGAACTCGCTCGGCGCCAGTTTCGCGACATCGCCCGCGTGGCAGGACTGATCTTTCAGGGCTACCCGGGCCGGGGGAAAACCGCGCGTCAGCTGCAGGCCTCCAGCGGTCTGCTTTTTGACACCATCAGCCGCTACGACCCGGACAACCGATTGCTGGACCAGGCGCGTCGGGAAGTACTCGAGAACGCCCTGGAGATTCGGCGCATTCAGGAAACGCTGGAGACACTGGCCAACGCGGCGATCCAACTGAAAGAGCCCGAGCGGTTCACTCCCCTCGCCTTCCCGCTATGGGCCGAGCGCCAGCGTAGCCGGCTGACCACGCAAACCTGGCAGGACCGGGTCACCCGCATGGTGGAGCAGCTTGAACGGGCGGCTGATCGGTCATGA
- a CDS encoding ATP-dependent DNA ligase: MKGFAELFSRLDQERGTNAKVAAMAAYFRIVDPAEGAWAVYFLSGRRIKRLIGPVQLRQWLAEASELPDWLVEETHQHVGDLAETIALLLTDPIHRAEPDTRTLADWVEEEILVLRTQDDETRRQRVTHAWARLDEDGRFLYSKLLTGALRVGVSQTLVERALARATDQPRPVIAHRLMGQWTPTAAFFQGLFEARSSHEDATRPYPFFLAHPLEGDPADSLGEIGDWQIEWKWDGIRAQLVRRADGIHLWSRGEALITETFPELTAGAAWLPPDTVLDGEILAWNEDGVMPFAQLQRRLGRKRVTQRFMNEVPVRLLAYDLLEAEGEDIRERPLDARRAALERLLTDPEPPLALSPQVNVSDWPSLSARRDESRSRGVEGLMLKRRDAAYGTGRPRGPWWKWKLNPLTLDAILVYAQPGHGRRANLYTDYSFALPDGDRLVPIAKAYSGLDDPTIRRLDRWIRHHTRERFGPVRAVEPIQVFELAFEGIAPSNRHKSGVALRFPRIARWREDIGPEDADTLTQARALLP, translated from the coding sequence ATGAAAGGCTTTGCCGAGCTCTTCAGCCGTCTCGACCAGGAGCGCGGGACCAACGCCAAGGTCGCGGCCATGGCCGCGTATTTCCGCATCGTGGATCCGGCGGAAGGCGCCTGGGCGGTGTATTTCCTGAGTGGACGCCGCATCAAACGCCTGATCGGCCCGGTCCAACTCCGCCAATGGCTGGCCGAAGCCAGTGAACTGCCAGACTGGCTCGTCGAGGAAACCCACCAACATGTCGGCGATCTGGCTGAAACCATCGCCCTGCTCCTGACTGACCCCATCCACCGTGCCGAGCCGGATACCCGCACGCTCGCGGACTGGGTCGAGGAGGAGATTCTGGTACTGCGGACGCAGGATGACGAGACCCGCCGCCAGCGGGTGACGCATGCCTGGGCCCGACTGGACGAGGACGGGCGATTCCTCTACAGCAAGCTACTCACCGGCGCACTCCGGGTCGGTGTTTCCCAAACCCTGGTGGAGCGGGCCCTCGCCCGCGCGACAGATCAGCCCCGTCCCGTGATCGCCCACCGGTTGATGGGTCAGTGGACGCCGACGGCGGCGTTTTTCCAGGGCCTGTTCGAGGCGCGCTCAAGCCACGAGGACGCGACGCGCCCCTACCCCTTTTTCCTGGCCCACCCCCTCGAGGGTGACCCTGCGGACAGCCTCGGCGAAATCGGTGATTGGCAGATCGAATGGAAATGGGATGGTATCCGGGCCCAGCTGGTGCGGCGGGCAGATGGGATTCATTTGTGGTCGCGCGGTGAGGCCCTGATCACCGAGACATTCCCGGAGCTCACCGCCGGCGCCGCCTGGCTACCGCCAGATACGGTGCTTGATGGAGAGATTCTGGCCTGGAATGAAGACGGCGTCATGCCCTTCGCCCAGCTCCAGCGGCGCCTTGGCCGCAAGCGCGTCACCCAGCGCTTCATGAATGAAGTACCGGTGCGCCTGCTTGCCTATGACCTGCTCGAGGCTGAGGGCGAGGATATCCGCGAACGACCGCTCGACGCCCGACGTGCCGCACTCGAGAGATTGCTCACCGATCCCGAGCCACCGCTTGCCCTCTCGCCCCAGGTCAATGTGTCTGACTGGCCGTCTCTGTCCGCGCGACGGGATGAGTCGCGATCACGCGGTGTCGAGGGTCTGATGCTCAAACGCCGCGACGCCGCCTACGGTACCGGCCGGCCGCGCGGGCCATGGTGGAAGTGGAAGCTGAACCCCCTCACCCTCGATGCGATTCTGGTCTATGCCCAACCGGGGCATGGACGCCGTGCCAACCTGTACACGGATTACAGCTTCGCGCTGCCCGATGGTGACCGCCTAGTCCCGATCGCCAAAGCGTATTCCGGCCTGGATGACCCGACCATTCGCCGGCTGGATCGCTGGATTCGTCACCACACCCGGGAGCGTTTCGGACCGGTGCGTGCGGTCGAGCCCATTCAAGTATTCGAACTGGCCTTTGAAGGCATCGCGCCCTCCAACCGCCACAAATCCGGCGTTGCCCTGCGCTTCCCACGCATCGCCCGCTGGCGTGAGGACATCGGCCCCGAGGATGCGGACACGCTCACGCAGGCTCGGGCCCTGCTGCCATGA
- a CDS encoding SLC13 family permease: MAWEGWLTLTVVGLVLVALASGRASPVGILFMGLAVLMTTAAITGTDRLVAPAEAVSGFGSTGLMTVGLLFVVAAGLTRTGAIARIADPLINRSHGLRSAQWRLLTPVAGLSAFLNNTPIVALFLPVVNDLARRLGIPASRLYLPLSYAAILGGTCTLIGTSTNLIINDLLRTSGASTGLGLFDLAWVGLPATVLGLVYILLASPWLLPDRRDALAERLDPRRYTVEVEVAADGPLVGRSIEEAGLRHLPDLFLAEIERDGEVLPAVAPSETLAGGDRLVFAGVLESVVDLHRMRGLKPASGAADDLTAPRRERCLVEAVVAEACPLVGRSIRAGRFRERYQAAVIAVSRGGRQLPGKIGDIVLRPGDTLLLETHASFVERQRDARDFHLVSGIEDSAPPAHDKAGIALPILAVMVVLAASPWLSMLNAALLAAVALVLTRCVDLSEAVRNVNWNVLLVIGAALGIGEAMGNSGAAALIGGQIMALAADQPLLALIGIYLLTSLTTEAITNNAAAVLIFPVAIAGAEMIGVSPTPFVVAIMVAASAAFATPIGYQTNLMVYGPGGYRFLDYVRFGLPLNLLVMALAIAIIPQVWPLQ; this comes from the coding sequence ATGGCCTGGGAAGGCTGGTTGACGCTGACGGTGGTCGGATTGGTGCTGGTGGCCCTGGCCAGCGGCAGAGCGTCGCCTGTGGGGATCCTGTTCATGGGTCTCGCGGTCTTGATGACGACCGCCGCGATCACCGGCACCGACCGATTGGTCGCTCCCGCCGAAGCGGTGAGCGGCTTCGGCAGCACGGGATTAATGACCGTCGGCCTGCTCTTTGTGGTTGCGGCCGGGCTGACCCGTACCGGCGCGATTGCACGCATTGCCGATCCGCTCATTAATCGCTCCCACGGACTCCGCTCAGCGCAATGGCGATTGTTGACGCCGGTCGCTGGTCTGAGCGCCTTTCTAAACAACACCCCGATCGTTGCGCTCTTCCTGCCCGTGGTGAACGATCTTGCCCGCCGATTGGGCATCCCAGCCTCGCGGTTGTATCTCCCGCTGAGTTACGCCGCCATCCTCGGGGGTACCTGTACGCTCATCGGCACCAGCACCAATCTGATCATCAATGACCTGCTCCGCACGAGCGGGGCATCCACCGGGCTTGGATTGTTCGACCTGGCCTGGGTTGGCCTGCCCGCCACCGTGCTTGGGCTTGTCTATATTCTGCTTGCCTCTCCGTGGCTTCTACCGGACCGGCGGGACGCGCTAGCCGAGCGCCTGGACCCGCGTCGATACACCGTTGAGGTAGAAGTCGCTGCGGATGGGCCACTCGTCGGTCGCTCCATCGAGGAGGCTGGGCTTCGCCATCTGCCGGATCTCTTTCTCGCCGAGATCGAGCGCGACGGCGAGGTCCTGCCAGCGGTCGCGCCGTCCGAGACACTGGCGGGAGGCGATCGACTGGTGTTTGCCGGCGTTCTGGAATCGGTGGTGGATCTGCACCGAATGCGCGGCCTCAAACCGGCGAGCGGAGCCGCCGACGATTTGACCGCGCCACGTCGAGAGCGCTGCCTGGTCGAAGCGGTGGTGGCAGAGGCTTGCCCGCTGGTCGGCCGAAGTATTCGGGCTGGTCGCTTTCGGGAGCGCTATCAGGCTGCCGTCATCGCGGTGTCTCGTGGCGGACGCCAACTACCCGGCAAGATCGGTGACATCGTCCTGCGGCCTGGCGACACCTTGCTGCTCGAAACGCACGCGAGTTTCGTCGAGCGCCAGCGGGATGCCCGCGATTTTCATCTGGTGAGCGGCATTGAAGACTCTGCGCCGCCGGCGCATGACAAAGCAGGCATCGCCCTGCCCATCCTGGCCGTCATGGTTGTCCTGGCCGCCAGCCCCTGGCTCAGCATGCTCAACGCCGCACTCCTGGCTGCTGTGGCGCTCGTGCTGACGCGGTGCGTGGATCTGTCTGAGGCCGTGCGCAACGTCAACTGGAACGTTTTGCTGGTCATTGGCGCCGCCCTGGGCATCGGCGAGGCCATGGGCAACAGCGGGGCAGCAGCCCTTATTGGCGGGCAAATCATGGCACTGGCTGCCGACCAGCCACTGCTCGCCCTCATTGGTATCTACTTGCTCACCTCCTTGACCACGGAGGCCATCACGAACAACGCGGCCGCAGTGCTGATTTTCCCCGTCGCCATCGCGGGGGCTGAGATGATCGGGGTCTCCCCAACGCCCTTTGTCGTGGCCATCATGGTGGCGGCCTCAGCGGCCTTTGCCACCCCGATTGGTTATCAGACCAACCTGATGGTCTATGGCCCGGGTGGCTACCGATTCCTGGACTATGTCCGTTTCGGCCTGCCCCTCAACCTGCTCGTCATGGCCCTGGCCATCGCCATCATCCCGCAGGTCTGGCCGCTGCAGTAA
- a CDS encoding ligase-associated DNA damage response exonuclease codes for MTPPLIQPTDRGLYCAAGDFHIDPWRPVERAVITHAHADHARSGSNHYWASRDSLGLLRRRLGQRAEITGLDYGETRSFGPVKVSLHPAGHVLGSAQVRVAHGNEVWVASGDYKRDADPTCAAFEPVACDTFITEATFALPVYRWPPVAHVARDIHAWWQDNAAAGCTTMLFCYALGKAQRLLAELPTPGPGPIYLHGAVAPLTDDYRAAGVTLPPTRRVSEAPSDEDYGTSLVIAPPSAAGSTWMRRFRRPLTGFASGWMRIRGNRRRRGHDRGFVISDHVDWPGLLQTIEDTGARQVLTTHGRADELVRYLTERGLQARPLATLYGDDPEEEA; via the coding sequence ATGACCCCACCGCTGATCCAACCCACTGACCGGGGCCTTTACTGCGCTGCCGGCGATTTCCATATCGACCCGTGGCGCCCAGTGGAGCGCGCGGTCATCACCCATGCGCATGCCGATCATGCGCGCAGTGGCAGCAACCACTACTGGGCCAGCCGTGACAGCCTTGGCCTGCTCAGGCGGCGACTGGGCCAACGCGCCGAAATCACTGGCCTGGACTACGGCGAGACCCGATCATTTGGCCCGGTGAAGGTCAGTCTGCATCCGGCCGGCCATGTGCTTGGCTCAGCCCAGGTTCGCGTGGCGCACGGCAACGAAGTTTGGGTGGCCTCCGGCGACTACAAGCGCGATGCCGACCCCACCTGTGCAGCGTTCGAGCCTGTCGCCTGTGACACCTTCATTACCGAGGCCACGTTCGCGCTGCCGGTCTATCGCTGGCCGCCGGTGGCGCACGTGGCCCGCGACATTCATGCCTGGTGGCAGGATAATGCCGCCGCTGGCTGCACGACGATGCTCTTCTGCTATGCGCTTGGCAAGGCGCAGCGTTTGCTGGCAGAACTGCCAACGCCCGGTCCGGGCCCGATCTATTTACACGGCGCGGTCGCCCCGCTCACCGACGACTACCGCGCCGCCGGCGTCACGCTGCCACCGACCCGCCGGGTGAGTGAGGCACCCAGCGATGAGGACTATGGCACCAGCCTCGTCATTGCGCCTCCCAGCGCCGCTGGCTCAACCTGGATGCGCCGCTTTCGCCGGCCGCTGACCGGGTTCGCCTCGGGCTGGATGCGGATTCGGGGCAATCGGCGCCGGCGTGGCCATGATCGTGGCTTTGTTATCTCCGACCATGTGGACTGGCCCGGTCTTTTGCAGACGATTGAAGACACCGGAGCCCGCCAGGTCCTCACCACCCACGGACGCGCGGATGAACTGGTGCGTTATCTGACCGAGCGGGGACTGCAGGCCCGGCCTCTGGCCACCCTGTATGGCGATGATCCCGAGGAAGAGGCATGA
- a CDS encoding SDR family NAD(P)-dependent oxidoreductase, whose protein sequence is MQSLNEQSHALVVGASGALGAAFVERLLTDTPIATVWAAARDPNAVAIQGLMAQHGSRVRPVAVELTDARAIAAMAEQVGQETPQLHLLINAFGLLHDDKHGIWPEKKLEDLSVEGLEANFRVNAMAPALIAQACLPLLNHRERAVFASLSARVGSISDNRLGGWYAYRASKAAQNMFTRGLAIECSRRARRVICLALHPGTTDSGLSEPFQKRVPEGKLFTPDFAARQLLTRIDEATIEDSGCFLAWDGAPIPW, encoded by the coding sequence ATGCAGAGCCTTAACGAGCAATCTCATGCGCTGGTGGTTGGTGCCAGCGGTGCCCTTGGCGCGGCGTTCGTGGAGCGGCTGCTGACGGATACGCCAATCGCCACGGTCTGGGCCGCTGCTCGCGATCCGAACGCAGTGGCCATTCAGGGCTTGATGGCGCAACATGGGTCGCGCGTTCGGCCAGTGGCTGTGGAGCTGACCGACGCGCGCGCCATCGCCGCCATGGCGGAGCAGGTTGGCCAGGAAACGCCTCAGCTGCATCTGCTGATTAATGCCTTTGGCCTGCTCCACGATGACAAGCACGGTATTTGGCCTGAGAAAAAGCTTGAGGATCTCTCTGTCGAGGGGCTGGAAGCCAATTTTCGAGTGAATGCCATGGCGCCAGCCCTCATCGCCCAGGCCTGCCTGCCGCTGCTGAATCATCGTGAGCGCGCAGTGTTTGCCAGCCTGTCCGCGCGTGTCGGGAGCATTTCGGACAACCGACTCGGTGGCTGGTACGCCTATCGCGCCAGTAAGGCAGCGCAGAACATGTTCACCCGGGGTCTTGCGATCGAGTGCAGCCGCCGCGCACGGCGGGTCATCTGCCTGGCGTTGCACCCGGGTACGACGGACTCTGGGCTCTCAGAGCCATTTCAGAAACGCGTGCCCGAGGGCAAGCTCTTTACCCCCGATTTTGCCGCCCGTCAGCTGCTCACCCGCATCGATGAGGCCACTATCGAAGATTCGGGCTGTTTCCTGGCCTGGGATGGCGCGCCGATCCCCTGGTAG
- the pdeM gene encoding ligase-associated DNA damage response endonuclease PdeM produces the protein MTPLSLTLGDQTLALLPEGAVFWPARQTLLVADLHLGKAGVFRRAGVAVPEGDTEQSLARLSALIHRHAVKRLILLGDSVHARPGDDPALIANLQSWRQRHARCVMTAIIGNHDRELAPLAELFEWQIEGETEGGLSLRHHPPDHAVDTPWLAGHWHPVVYLHGGGDRLRLPAFIQAGHAGLVLPAFGGLTGGLPIDRAPDRRRYACAGDQVIDLDRQKKADAEVGQEEERQ, from the coding sequence ATGACGCCCTTGTCACTGACATTGGGCGATCAGACGCTGGCATTGCTGCCGGAAGGCGCCGTTTTCTGGCCCGCGCGCCAGACCTTGCTGGTCGCTGACCTGCACCTGGGCAAAGCGGGCGTCTTTCGACGTGCCGGCGTCGCTGTGCCGGAAGGGGATACTGAGCAATCGCTGGCGCGACTGAGCGCCCTTATCCATCGCCACGCGGTTAAACGGCTCATTTTGCTCGGCGACAGCGTGCACGCGCGGCCTGGGGACGATCCGGCGTTGATTGCAAACCTTCAGTCCTGGCGCCAGCGTCACGCCCGTTGCGTGATGACGGCCATCATCGGCAATCACGATCGCGAGCTCGCGCCACTGGCCGAGCTCTTCGAATGGCAGATCGAGGGCGAGACCGAGGGGGGGCTCTCCTTGCGTCACCACCCACCAGACCACGCCGTGGACACCCCCTGGCTGGCTGGCCATTGGCATCCGGTTGTTTATTTACATGGCGGCGGCGATCGACTCCGCTTACCCGCGTTCATCCAGGCAGGGCATGCCGGCCTGGTACTGCCTGCATTCGGTGGATTAACCGGCGGTCTCCCCATTGATCGGGCACCCGATCGCCGACGCTATGCGTGCGCAGGTGACCAGGTCATTGACTTGGATAGACAAAAAAAAGCCGACGCAGAGGTCGGCCAAGAGGAGGAGAGACAGTAA
- a CDS encoding M20/M25/M40 family metallo-hydrolase produces the protein MTQTLNLTEAQAAVDAAWQDDILPALEAFIRIPAKSPAFDPDWARNGQLDAAVALAEDWCRQTAPPGSAIEVIRLPGRTPVLWIDIPGTGPGETLLYGHLDKQPEATGWDADKGPWTPVIEGDRLYGRGAADDGYALFASLQAVRLLHDQGVAHPRCMLLIETAEESGSPDLPAYLDHLAGRLGNPGLVVCLDSGCADYDRLWVTTSLRGMAAGDLTVKVLEQGVHSGDAGGVVPSSFRIARQLLARIEDGATGTIQLPALAADIPEERREQAHRAAEVIGDALAAKYPWAGETQANASAPSELVLNRTWRPALEVIGADDLPPSAEAGNVLRPQTTLRLSLRLPPTVDGQTATQAMADALTREPPQQASVSFRAGGSANGWNAPPFAGWLGDSLETSAQAWFGQSAVFMGEGGSIPLMNLLGARFPEARFLVTGVLGPGSNAHGPNEFLHLPMARRLTGVVAEALAAQATKT, from the coding sequence ATGACGCAAACGCTCAACCTCACCGAAGCCCAAGCCGCGGTCGACGCCGCCTGGCAAGACGACATCCTGCCGGCGCTCGAGGCCTTTATCCGTATCCCGGCGAAATCACCGGCCTTCGATCCGGACTGGGCCCGCAATGGCCAACTCGACGCCGCCGTCGCCCTCGCTGAAGATTGGTGTCGCCAGACCGCGCCCCCAGGCAGCGCGATCGAGGTGATTCGCCTGCCTGGGCGAACGCCCGTGCTCTGGATCGATATCCCGGGCACAGGCCCCGGCGAGACACTGCTGTACGGCCATCTCGATAAACAACCAGAGGCTACCGGCTGGGACGCAGACAAGGGCCCGTGGACGCCCGTCATCGAGGGCGACCGGCTCTATGGACGGGGCGCTGCAGATGACGGCTATGCCCTGTTCGCTTCCTTGCAGGCGGTCCGTCTACTCCATGATCAGGGCGTCGCGCATCCGCGCTGCATGCTGCTGATTGAAACCGCCGAGGAGAGCGGTAGCCCGGATCTGCCCGCCTATCTCGATCACCTCGCCGGACGGCTCGGCAACCCCGGCCTCGTCGTCTGTCTGGATTCCGGCTGTGCCGACTATGACCGCCTCTGGGTGACAACCTCACTGCGGGGCATGGCCGCCGGTGATCTGACCGTGAAAGTCCTCGAGCAAGGCGTGCATTCCGGCGATGCAGGCGGTGTTGTGCCCTCCAGCTTCCGGATCGCCCGCCAGCTACTGGCGCGCATCGAGGACGGGGCAACCGGCACGATCCAGCTGCCCGCGTTGGCAGCAGACATCCCCGAGGAGCGTCGTGAGCAGGCACACCGCGCCGCCGAGGTCATCGGTGATGCCCTGGCGGCCAAGTACCCCTGGGCAGGCGAGACCCAGGCGAACGCCTCCGCTCCAAGCGAGCTGGTGCTCAACCGCACCTGGCGCCCCGCCCTGGAGGTCATCGGCGCCGACGATCTGCCCCCCAGCGCCGAAGCCGGCAATGTCCTGCGTCCACAGACCACCCTGCGCCTGTCACTACGCCTACCGCCGACGGTGGACGGCCAGACCGCGACTCAAGCCATGGCCGATGCGCTCACGCGTGAGCCGCCGCAGCAGGCCTCGGTGAGCTTTCGTGCTGGCGGTTCGGCGAATGGCTGGAACGCCCCCCCGTTTGCCGGCTGGCTTGGCGACAGCCTCGAGACAAGCGCTCAGGCCTGGTTCGGCCAATCGGCCGTGTTCATGGGCGAAGGCGGCAGCATCCCGCTCATGAACCTGCTCGGCGCGCGGTTTCCTGAGGCCCGTTTCCTGGTCACCGGCGTACTCGGGCCCGGCTCAAACGCCCATGGACCCAACGAGTTCCTGCATTTGCCCATGGCCCGGCGACTAACCGGCGTTGTAGCGGAGGCCCTGGCCGCCCAGGCCACCAAAACCTAG
- a CDS encoding ion transporter produces MSRIANWRAAAGVWIDAPGPRNAIVGLIVLNALLLGLATSERAMAVAGPWILGIEGAVVAVFAAEIALKLFAHGGRFFRGGWNVFDFVIVAISLVPASGPFSILRALRILRVLRLLSTVRRLRVLIDALVAAIPSIGWIVFLLALVFYIFGVMGTELFGERFPAWFGTLGASMFTLFQVMTLESWSMGIARPVMEAYAFAWVYFVTFILVTAFTILNLFIGLIVNTMQSAHWETEDARRAEMEAQAHQEREEILTLLRSTDERLSRLEQGQLVREKNR; encoded by the coding sequence ATGAGCCGGATTGCCAACTGGCGGGCCGCGGCGGGTGTGTGGATTGACGCGCCCGGTCCGCGTAACGCCATTGTCGGGTTGATCGTGCTAAACGCCCTGCTGTTGGGACTGGCGACCTCCGAGCGGGCGATGGCGGTTGCGGGCCCATGGATTCTGGGTATTGAGGGCGCGGTTGTCGCTGTCTTTGCCGCCGAGATTGCCCTCAAGCTGTTTGCGCATGGTGGGCGATTCTTCCGTGGCGGCTGGAATGTCTTTGATTTCGTGATCGTCGCGATTTCGCTGGTGCCGGCCTCCGGGCCGTTCAGCATTCTTCGGGCGCTGCGCATCCTGCGCGTTCTGCGGCTGTTGTCGACGGTGCGGCGTTTGCGAGTGCTGATTGATGCGCTGGTTGCGGCGATTCCCAGTATTGGCTGGATCGTCTTTTTGCTGGCGCTGGTGTTCTATATTTTCGGAGTGATGGGGACCGAGCTCTTCGGCGAGCGCTTCCCGGCGTGGTTCGGCACGTTGGGTGCCTCGATGTTCACCCTTTTTCAGGTCATGACATTAGAGAGCTGGTCAATGGGCATCGCTCGCCCGGTAATGGAGGCCTACGCCTTCGCCTGGGTCTATTTCGTGACCTTCATCCTGGTTACGGCGTTTACCATCCTGAACCTTTTTATCGGTCTGATTGTCAATACGATGCAGTCAGCGCATTGGGAGACCGAAGACGCGCGACGGGCGGAGATGGAGGCGCAGGCCCATCAGGAGCGCGAAGAAATTCTTACGCTGCTCCGATCGACCGACGAACGCCTCTCGCGTCTTGAGCAAGGTCAACTTGTGCGCGAAAAGAACAGGTGA